One region of Rhizoctonia solani chromosome 9, complete sequence genomic DNA includes:
- a CDS encoding Retrotransposon gag protein gives MEPSLLPTTSVEYGKVSLEQVTWLLLGLLGQVKCLEQEIAKIKEAGIETRTNVENISQTVDVVKDGLKSLQSHGPRTPKGPQAKVVEETPRPLPKAKPIGLASGAPFWSEAPKVLSSLAQPTPRRVAPPQVPSPPPSLRLQSPIGAAAPPPPAPVAAYPAPVKVDHPDAYTGKIGSKAKQWLTWMLAWTRLNLRMFSTNQEVLSFLLMNMKDSAGAWAHPHLNQLGSHQAIIQTVKGFKLEFLAAFGNPDATRAAKQKITTLTQSGTCADYITKFRTLAMELDWNDAALRGQFAQGLHWEVSQQIATRKHCPCTLLELQNAALVIDNALRKERASHPPRDSKPSKPSNPARGTSTSQTTTGSRKLSNDPNFVLEEEQSRCHAAGACIKCGKMGHKFAECCTGWKATPIEDKGKAKETAKIGKDSKYQLGKE, from the coding sequence ATGGAACCCTCACTTCTGCCAACCACCTCTGTTGAATATGGCAAGGTGTCCCTTGAACAAGTCACAtggctcctccttggcctccttggccaagtcaaatgcCTTGAGCAAGAAATTGCCAAGATCAAGGAAGCTGGAATTGAGACCCGGACAAACGTTGAAAACATTTCCCAAaccgttgatgttgtcaaggatgggcttaagTCCCTGCAGTCCCATGGTCCCCGTACACCCAAAGGACCCCAAGCCAAGGTtgtggaagaaacgccacgccccctaccaaaagccaagcctattggattggctaGTGGGGCCCCCTTCTGGTCAGAAGCTCCCAAGGTCCTCTCCAGTTTGGCCcagccaaccccaagaagagttgctcccccgcaagtcccatctccccctccatctctgcGTCTCCAATCTCCAATTGGAGcagctgcccctccacctccggctccagttgctgcctatcccgctccggtcaaggttgaccaccctgacgcctacacaggcaaaatagggagcaaagccaagcaatggctgacttggatgttggcctggacccgcctcaaTTTGCGGATGTTTTCCACCAATCAAGAGGTCctctccttcctcttgatgaacatgaaggactctGCCGGAGCGTGGGCCCACCCACACCTCaaccagcttggatcacaccaagccatcatccaaactgTCAAGGGGTTTAAGTTggaattcctggcagcatttggcaaccctgacgcTACAAGGGCTGCCAAGCAGAAGATCACCACCcttacccagtccggcacatgcgcggactacatcacaaagtttagAACCTTAGCTATGGAACTAGACTGGAATGACGCAGCCCTCCGGggccagtttgcccaaggcctccactgggaggtcagtcAACAGATAGCAACCCGCAAACACTGCCCTTGCACACTCttggagctgcagaatgcagcacttgtcattgacaatgctctccgcaaagagcgtgctagccacccgCCAAGGGACAGTAAGCCTAGCAaaccatccaaccccgcaagggggacgagtaccaGTCAAACAACTACtggatcaaggaagctcTCCaatgaccccaactttgtattGGAGGAAGAGCAAAGCCGCTGCCAcgccgctggcgcctgtATCAAGTGCGgaaaaatgggccacaagtttgcggaatgctgCACAGGATGGAAAgctacccctattgaggataaagggaaggctaaggaaaccgccaaaattggcaaagactccaagtaccaattgggaaaagagtaa
- a CDS encoding Retrotransposable element Tf2 protein, with amino-acid sequence MLDGSSPQAGKIWKKAHLTFLIDGKRMTETFLICNTGTHAAILGIKWLETHNPKIDWNLQTLSFPHNPPEHVAIAEEEEADPNPLEGVPSKYHQYAKVFGEEEFNKLPPHRHHNIGIELTEEGPLNLPLYSMTDAKSTTLKDWLRDKLKAGKICPLCGAKVFTKLDLQWGYNNVCVKEGDKWKTAFCTKYGLYKSLVMTFGLTNAPAAFQHFMNELFKDLLDVCVIIYLDDILIYSKDDASHAQHVHKVLKQLMDNQLFCKASKCTFHIPLVEYLGIIVSDKGFSLDKLKIQAVQEWPVPTKVKEVQSFLGFANFLRQFVANFSHLARLLHNLVKKDTAWKWDTKEQEAFQGLKDAITTAPVPYSANGKKMVVYTLLEYWKESQTFNHRHARWHLLLAGYNFQIVYRPGKQSGKPDALSQRADHADIPLEPQSMLPDPVFANIALVTPEKELQQQIKSSLDQDKSLEEILQFLQNKSKAPPSIKRAFKDYEMEAGLLFYQGRIVVPDVGTLRTDLLRIFHDSPLAGHLGRQRTLELVSRNYYWPGIRADTYWHVDSCKTCQQIRRPKYASIPPQPLELPVRPWQHVLYNMIVDLPKDRSNNSILVIVDSFTKYGIFVKCSKKLKAPKLAELFLENVWKRHGMPEKTISNRGRVFNNKFLQALYKRLGIDPHFSSAYHPQSNGQTERVNPSIEHFLRVYSGVNQRDWTKWLPMAEFAYNNAVHSSTGKTPFKALYGWEPTLTPSNVPTDVPEADKLAQTMEAQWKEVELALQQSKQQMMAREGGSPMEFKIGEEVWLDAKNVNLKTLSSKLTEQHLGPFRVIEKISNQAYRLELPPTMRIHNVFYVGLLSRVRRDKKRAFENCPPPVTVDREEEYKVEGITNAEERNGKWFFQVKWKGYGSKENTWEPWENLKNAKKILQKYKKDMKKKALGAAKALRGGAVL; translated from the exons atgcttgatgggtcaagcccccaggctggaaagatttggaaaaaggctcacctaaccttcctaattgatggcaaacgcatgacggaaaccttcctaATTTGCAACACAGGAACACACGCTGCCATCTTAGGGATTAAATGGTTGGAAACGCACAACCCCAAAATTGACTGGAACTTAcaaaccctctccttccctcacaATCCGccagaacatgtggccattgctgaagaggaggaagctgacccAAATCCCctagaaggagtaccctccaagtaccatcaatacgccaaggtatttggggaagaagagttcaacaagcttcccccccacAGGCATCACaatattgggattgaacttaCGGAAGAGGGCCCCCTCAACTTGCCCCTttacagcatgactgacgccaagtctaccacactcaaggactggctcagggacaaactaaaagctgggaagatctgCCCA ctctgtggtgccaaggttttCACTAAATTGGATTTACaatggggctacaacaacgtcTGTGTTAAGGaaggggacaaatggaaaaccgccttttgcaccaagtacggactatacaagtccctggtcatgacctttggcctaacaaacgcccccgccgCTTTCCAGCACTTTATGAATGAACTGTTCAAAGACCTGTTAgacgtatgcgtcatcatttaccttgatgacatcctaatttactccaaggatgacgcatcccacgCACAACACGTTCACAAGGTCCTGAAACAACTAATGGACAAccagctgttctgcaaggcgtcaaaatgtaccttccacATCCCCTTGGTAGAATACCTGGGGATCATTGTCTCAGATAAGGGGttcagtctggataagctcaaaatccaggcagtgcAAGAATGGCCGGTACCCACCAAAGTGAAGGAAGTCCAATCgttcctagggtttgccaatttcctccgtcaatttgttgccaatttcagtCACCTAGCCAGACTGTTACATAATCTGGTTAAAAAGGATACAgcctggaaatgggacaccaaggaacaggaagcctttCAGGGGCTGAAGGACGCCATTACCACCGCTCCA gttccatactcagccaacggcAAGAAGATGGTTGTCTACACCctcttggaatattggaaggaatcccaaaCATTCAACCACCgccatgccagatggcacctactactagccggatataacttccagattgtgtaCAGGCccggaaaacaatcaggaaagccagatgCCTTGTCACAAAGAGCGGATCATGCGGATATCCCACTGGAACCCCAGTCTATGCTACCAGACCCAGTGTTTGCCAATATTGCCTTAGTCACACCAGAGAAGGAGCTGCAACAACAGATCAAGTCATCTCTAGATCAGGACAAGTCCCtagaagaaatccttcaattcctccagaacaagtccaaagcacCCCCTTCTATCAAACGCGCGTTTAAGGATTATGAGATGGAAGCAGGCCTGCttttctaccaaggacgcattgtagtccctgacgTGGGAACCCTAAGGACAGATCTACTGCGCatcttccatgacagccccctggcaggacatctGGGAAGACAACGCACACTagagttggtatcaaggaactactactggcccggcaTCCGTGCTGATAcatattggcatgtggactcctGCAAAACATGCCAACAAATTAGAAGGCCCAAATACGCGTCTATTCCACCCcagccccttgaactccctGTTAggccctggcaacacgtgttgtacaacatgatagtagaccttcCTAAGGACAGAAGCAACAACTCAATCCTAGTAATTGTTGACAGCTTCACAAAGTACGGGATATTTGTAAAATGTTCtaagaaactcaaggcacccaagttagcggaactattcctggaaaacGTATGGAAGCGCCATGGCATGCCGGAAAAGACCATATCCAACAGAGGGAGAGttttcaacaacaagtttcTACAAGCTCTATacaaacgccttggcattgacccacATTTCTCCTCCGCCTATCACCCTCAGAGCAATGGGCAGACAGAACGCGTCAACCCatccattgaacacttcctcagggtgtactcaggggtaaaccaaagggactggaccaaatggctcccaatggcagaatttgcgtacaacaatgccgtacatagcagcactgGCAAGACCCCTTTCAAAGCCCTGTATGGgtgggaacccaccttaacACCATCAAATGTACCAACAGACGTCCCGGAAGCAGACAAActtgcccagacaatggaggcccaatggaaggaagtagaaTTGGCACTCCAGCAGTCTAAACAACAAATGATGGCCAGAGAAGGAGGAAGCCCAATGGAGTtcaagattggagaagaagtttggctagacgccaagaatgtcaacctcaagaCCTTGAGTTccaagctaacggaacaacaCCTAGGACCATTCAGGGTCattgaaaaaatctccaaccaagcttaccgcctggaactccccccaacaatgaggatccacaacgtattctatgtaggactctTATCTAGGGTCAGAAGGGATAAGAAGCGCGCCTTTGAGAATTGCCCCCCACCAGTTACTGTGGacagagaagaagagtacaaagtgGAAGGAATCACCAATGCTGAAGAAAGGAATGGGAAGTGgtttttccaagtcaaatggaagggatatggttccaaggaaaacacgtgggaaccATGGGAAAACTTgaaaaacgccaaaaaaatcttacaaaaatacaaaaaagacatgaagaaaaaggcccttggcgctgccaaggcccttagagggggggcagtgttgtag